The sequence below is a genomic window from Lycium ferocissimum isolate CSIRO_LF1 chromosome 9, AGI_CSIRO_Lferr_CH_V1, whole genome shotgun sequence.
aaagaagaacgaAAAAGACATAATTCTGAAAGGCAACATACATACTTTGTGTTGTTCATCTATCTCGAATGGTGACTTGGTGCGACTTTTATTGTGTTTTTATTGCAAGGTTAACTCTTCACATTCTTCAGATTTTAATaacaatgaatgaattaattcatcTTTTAAATGTTAGTATTTACTTTATTATTTATTGAAAGGTGCATTTACGttacaaaaatattatatgaacAATTTTCAAGTAAAGGATAAAATGGTCCTTCAATTTTTTATGGGCATTTTGATAATCCAACTTTTCCCTTAGAACCtttctatttttagtataaaatATGATATATAGGTCTTGAATACCATGAACACAAGATTAGAGGTTTGACTTAGTGGTTTAGGGATTCAAAATTTACCTTGAGGTTTCAAGTTCAAATCCCAAacactatatttttattttttgaacccTCTAAGTGAATACTCTAGATCCGTCATTACCTTTGAGAGGGTGTTGTAGTGAAAAAcctttttatttatatgtatcTGGCTTCCAAATTCCGAACCGAAACAGCTGCTTCTTGATACAAGCAATTCTCTTTGAGACAACCaaatatgattggatttgagaATAAATGCATGAGCAGAATAGGAGCATCTGAACAAATTCTGCCTGAAATCCTTCTTCACATGCAAAACAAAAACGGTTACCTAATCCTGTTACACTTATTTACATGGTTGCATTAAGAACCACTTTAAAGTTTTGGTGGCCAAATGTAGGGGTGTTCAAATGAGACTGAAAAATTGATCTGAACCGGTAAATCAAGTCAAACCGATTTAATGAACCGAAAACCGGctcggtttggtttggtttggttttaaattttgaaaaactgaTTAACATTTGGTTCAGTTTGGTGTTACGAAAAAAACCGAatcaaatcgaaccaaaccgcatatatatatatatatatatatatcttgcttattaattttttttttatctatcttctttataatttttgttcatttcaagtccaatactaattcaaataaTTATAAAGAAAAGTCTAGCCCATTTTCTTGGGTGGTGTTCTTATTCTGTTTCCCCCACTTTCTTTGGGGAATGAAGCTAAgagctgcttttttttttctttctcttttttgacAAAGAGATGATGAGACAAATTTGTATAGTATTTGCTTACATTTTCGACAAAACCATTGTACGTAACTTGAAGTCtttaaacaaaagaagaagtccTTAAAGAAAAATGATAGGGAATGAATGTTTTAGCATTGATGTGAATGTGATACTGTTTTCACCATAGTTGTTGTATCTCAATTTCATTTTTTGCGCCTCACTTGTATCAATTTCTTTTCATTataaaatatttccttaaaaaccgcaaaatccgaaccaacccaaTAAAACCGAAACCGATTAAATTTATActataatggtttggtttggtttgaatatcAAAAAAACCCGATTtagttgatttggtttggtttggttttaaccaaaaaccgAGTCAAACAGGGCCATGAACACCCCAAGCCAAATGTATTAGAACCAAACTCAGACATGGTATGAAAAAATAATTGTGAAATATATCTAAGATGATAAGACATTAGGAATTCTGTATTAGACTTACAAATCACATACTTAGAAGATTAATAGTGCTCAATACATAAGAAAGCTTTACTGTGGTAACATTGTGCATAGAATCTCTCTGTCCTACCAAAGGCAAGGATGGTCCTCGTGCATGAGAAGTGGGTTGCAGCCATGCATGAAGAATCAGAATCCATGTCCTTTTCGTACCACTCAATTTATTCTctcaaaatattaattataaGAAGCAAGGGACCCTCCATGAAAAAACGACTCTTGAGTGTTTGACCGTCTTTAAACATTATTTTGGCTCCTTGGGCTGCCCTTAATGTGGAACCCATTGCTACCATTTGTCTTTCTTCCAAACACAAGGTGGACACCAGGATCATGGTGAGTGCAAGAAGCATTGTGGAGAATGGAGTTGTTGATTCCTTGGACATTGCTGTTCATGAATGCAGTCATAGGAAGGGACTTATTTTGCATTCCATCTCCGTTCCTTCCACTTTCACTCCCTGATTTTTCTTCATCATCGTCACTACTCCACGCCTTTGggcttcctttcttttgaaggCTCTGAGGGCTGTATGTCTTCCTTGAAGGGCTTAACTCCATAATAGCTCCCTTGTTTTCACCAGCTAGTGTTAGCACACTCATTCCAAAGTCATCCGTGGTATCGGAATTAGACACCTTCTTCTGCTGAACCCCTTTATCTTTCTTAAGAGATTCTCGTTTCCCATTTTCTACTGTTTTTCCATTTCTAGTAGTCTGCATGACATGATGACTGTTGGTGTTAGCCCTCGTGGTTTCGTGGACCACAACAGATTTCTGATCAACCTGTGGAGGAATCTTGGACTCGAGATCAAGTTGAGATGGGGGAAGCTTTAGTGGGGATGGAGGGTGAGAGAGTGTCGGCTTAGTTTGAGGAGAGTTGGTCTGGGATTTCATTACATTTGGCTGGATGACTTTTTGTGATGGTGTGGGAGCTTTCGATGGTGATGATTGATTGATGAGAGTTTGGACAGAATCTgccatttttgtttttggtgaTGGTGGTAACGAAGAATGCGGAGTACTAGTCGGAGCGCTCTGTGTCCTGAATGGGGATTGTGGCACGGATGTGGTGACTTTAGTGACAGGAGATTTAGGGACGTCAGTTGCAGCACGTTGTGGTTGTGCTGCCACTGGAGAACGTGGTGAGGGAACCTTTGGTGGCGAAACAACAGATTGAGGAGGAGCAACAGGTGATGATCTTGGAGCTGGAGTTGCCAGAGTGGAACGTGGGGAAGCTGCAGCCACAGATTGAGGCTGCGGTGCTGAAATGGGGCTGCGTGGGGCTGGCACTGCTGGTTTCGGTGGTGCAGCGACTGCTGCAACGGGAGGAGCAGTAGTAGCTGGTGGTTGTTGTGCAGGTTCTTGAGGTTGAGGTGGCTGAGTAGTAGTAGTAGCTGCCGGTGATGGAGGCCTAAATGGCGTGGTAGGTCGAAACAACGGTTGTGACGCCGGTGCTGGTGTAGCAGGAGCTGGAGTTTGTGCAGCCGGACGAACCATCGAAGCGAAACGGAACAATGGACGGGGTTGCTGTTGGCTTGCCATTGATAGATGGATAGTATAGTAAAAGTCCTAAAAGATTATTATTAAGTACTTGTGAAAAACTAAACTCCCCAAAAGTTTTCCACAATGAAATAACTCAAATATATTACTCATATTTATAGTCCAAGAAAGCGAAAGGCGTCAAATAGACATTTCAAGAGCGGAAACACATGAAAGATGAAAGGGAAAGAAAGGCATCAGATTCACAGCAAACGTAAATTTCATTTCACAAAAGTAATAAGCAAGCATCAGATTCAAACCATCACCAAGCAATtcatatataaacaaaaatcaaaacaaaaaggaCAGTTCAATTTGGTATAATAGCTATTAGCAAGGGGACCACGTTATTGTAAAAGTGACGTGAGTGAAAATCACTGCATttcaactcttctttcttttcatgatAGAAACTCCATCGTCCATATATAAACCAATTGGAAGGGATTGTTAGTGTGTTTAGAGCTGTTTTCCAATAATAAAAGCAACCTCTGTTAGCTCATTAAAAAATTCCTTGTATACTATTGGACATCGGAAGGCATCTATGCCCTCCAAATACAAATTAAAGGCGATAATCGCAACGACTACTGTGGGttaaaaactaaaaatgatCACGACCATGAGTTATGGTCGCACACTTGCATTCTTTGGAATAGTTTTGAGGGATACATGAATATTTTAAAGCACTTAAACAGATTCTTTCAACTTGCTCTCTGTTTCAAAAAAGCCAAGTCCTGTTTGTGATTCGTTCCTTTCATTACCGTCCATATATAGAGGAAAGGTTTcttaaataatactccctccgtttcaatttatgtgaacccatttgactgggcacgacatttaagaaagagggacttttgaaacttttgattcaaaataagccttgaaaatttgggtggctgtaaatcattcttaaagtgaatttgtttccaaattaggaaatagatcattcattttgacacggACTAAAgaggaaataggttcaaacaaattgaaacagagggagtattgtTTTCCTTTCATTGTATATAACGAGGTTAGATTGGATACGGGGTTCAAAACAGTCGGAATTTTTTAGGCACATTCTAAAAGTACCGCTAaaatttgtgatcttaaatatgTTTGGGCTATTTCTATGACCTATAAAATCATGTTAGTGAggacaaaataaaaagaaaagagtgacatgtactttgaaaaaaaaaaacaaggcatAAAAACACATCTAAATTATAGTGAAATTG
It includes:
- the LOC132029777 gene encoding uncharacterized protein LOC132029777, producing the protein MASQQQPRPLFRFASMVRPAAQTPAPATPAPASQPLFRPTTPFRPPSPAATTTTQPPQPQEPAQQPPATTAPPVAAVAAPPKPAVPAPRSPISAPQPQSVAAASPRSTLATPAPRSSPVAPPQSVVSPPKVPSPRSPVAAQPQRAATDVPKSPVTKVTTSVPQSPFRTQSAPTSTPHSSLPPSPKTKMADSVQTLINQSSPSKAPTPSQKVIQPNVMKSQTNSPQTKPTLSHPPSPLKLPPSQLDLESKIPPQVDQKSVVVHETTRANTNSHHVMQTTRNGKTVENGKRESLKKDKGVQQKKVSNSDTTDDFGMSVLTLAGENKGAIMELSPSRKTYSPQSLQKKGSPKAWSSDDDEEKSGSESGRNGDGMQNKSLPMTAFMNSNVQGINNSILHNASCTHHDPGVHLVFGRKTNGSNGFHIKGSPRSQNNV